ATTAACAGTGAATCGCTTCCACcactaattatatttctttcgtcTTTGCTAACTATATTTCGGACACTATATTAATACAAGATACTTAAAGTTTCACATATATCGAATTAATACTAACCAGCTATTGTCCACACCCGGCTATCGTGCTCCTCTAGAGTACATAAACATTCGGAAGTTTTAATGCTCCAGATTTTCAAAAGACCATCGCCACTTGCCGTAATTAACTGCGTACCGCGTGTTAAAAATTCTGCTTTCAATACTGATGACTCATGGCCTTCTAGTgtctattatattaaaattattactgaAAATGCGCACATGTATTGCCCGTAATCACTATACTTATGGAAATTCAGAACTTACTTTTAAACAACAAAGTTCTGTCAGCGACCAAAGTTTTATTGTACAGTCCGCCGACGTCGTCAAAAGTACTTGATCTATCGGAGAAAATCTCACGCACCAAACGCCTCTCTTGTGACCGTGAAATACCCCTAGTAATTGTAGATCATTGGCTGACCATAGCTGCAGGATATcgtgaaaaaatattcttaaatgtaCTATTACAACTCAcaacagaatattatttctacacctttttaaattttacttatcGCACTTTTGCTGTTTTATCTTGCGACCCCGTTGCGATTAATTTGTCATTTGGCGACACAGTTACACTATTGATATCTTTTCGATGAGCTAATACAGTGTGAACTACATCCAGGGAATGTTTCTCtgcaattatgaaatatttgctATGTCGTTTAAGTAAATGAAACAACAATATTCAAACCCATCATCTTTACCATCGAATTGGAAGTTTTCTGGTAAATTCCACAGCTTAAGGCATGAATCTTGACTAACAGAAGCGAAGAACTTGCAAGATGTTTGTGAAATTGCAATCGAACCAACGGACGCAGTATGCCTAATAGCCGATGCGAGGCGGGATACTTCGAAAGTTTCCTTATTCATGTACCACACGCAGATACTGTTAtcctgtaaatatatatatatacacatataatcTTGTAATCTTATAGGATATGCGCCAGCCAAGTGCGCTATACAGACAGAAGAAACTCACCTTTGCCGATGAAAGAAATAGGTTGACATCAGCAGGTGTTGTCGCAAGAGATAGTACAATGTCCGTATGTCCACGCAACAACTTACAGTTCATACTTGATAGATCGTACAATTTTATATCCCAACTATTAGTAGCAACAGCTACGCGACTTCCATTTTCTCCAATGTATACAATATCTAAAATTTCATCACTGTAACCCACTAACTGTAAAAATGTTCAAGTTTTCTTAGTTACTACAAACGTTACGAATGTGtgttagaaaataataacataCCTGTTTAATGCACTCAAATGTttctaaagaataaataattatattgtgaTCGACAGTGACAACAGCAAAAGTATTACTATTCGTATTGTAAAGCAAATGTGTAATAGAaagattttcttcttcttttgttATCGACACGATAGAATTTTGTTGCGCGTATACTTGTCTTCCGGTTTTCATTTCCCAAATTTTCACAGTACCTACAGCAAATAAAATCATTAAGAATACAACACATACTTATTCACAATATTAGTAGAACTTGGTTTCTGTGATGTTACTAAAATTCCACAAACCTATTCTTCCCGCAGCAGCAACATAAATGGTATCATTTTCGAATTTGTTGGGAGGCACTGTCGGTAACGATACGTTTTTAGGTATAATAAATGCACCTTCTATTTCTTCGTAAACAGGTAAAACACGAATTGACGATTCAGCGAAAATATCCCATAAGATTAACACCTTATCCCTTCCCGAGCTACATAAAAACAGAGCGATTACACGTATATAAACAGAGCGcatttctttgtaaatataatatattgtgtaATTTCATTGTATCACCTGATTAAGTAATCTCCACTATCGTGAAACGATAAAGATGTAATTTTACTGAAATGACCGGAGAgagtaatttcttttttaccaGACGATATATTCCAtccataaatttttaaatcttcaccAGCGGCAAAGAGAAGATCTTTTTGAACGCACGGATGAAAGCCTAAAACACTGAAATTACGTCAATCGATATTATAATCCCTGAAAAGTTTAAAGGAATCTTCCGATGTAGGGGCTTTAATCTCCGTATCGTATTGTCGCGCTAAGCAAGACGGAGGTTTAAAATATCATACCTGATAACTCCTTGAGCTCCTCTCAGATTATGAATACAAGTGTGACGATGCAAGTCCCACAATTTAATAGTACCATCACTGCCCCCCGACGCCAATAAATTCTTCTCATTACAATAAGCAATACACGCTACAGGTCCATTGTGAATGGATTTCCACATTTTGATCAATTTATTCTCTGAAATAACAACGCACGGTTCATATTATCATGCGATGAGATATCTGAATAGAAccaatgttttcaatattacaGAGACGCGGGAGAGTTTGAAAAACCTCGGCAAATCGGTTCATACGCGTGTGCGTGTTGCATACAAGTCTACTATGTAAAGGTTATAGGTGATTTTCAATGGAGACGATACACGCGACGATCaacttaatttctatatttttcttgttGCATATTCTTCGTgcgatatttgaaaattgttccATTTCCAATTCCTTTACAGTACGTTTATAATAGATTGAACAGAATAAGGGCATCGAAAGTGCtcttaaactaaattaaatcagAAATGAATTTAGCTTACAGAATGGACGGGGCTGACAGAAACAAAAGGTTTCAACCATCTATCACATAGCGTAATTACCTTTCCAATTCCATAATTTGAAAAGACCACTTTTATGATGCGTTATTATATTCGCATCATTGTCACTCACGATAAACAAATTGATCGGATCCTCTTCTTTGTTACCACTTATTTCTTGCAAGCATGATATTATTGGTGTGCAATTTTTCAAAGATATAACAGAAACAGTGCCATGCTTCTGGCAAAATATGTATTCCCCATTGGTACTCCACTGTAACAGAAATATCTGTAATCTTTTATCCGAAGCATAAATGAAGGTAACACTCGAGTAACATACCTGAACAATTCCACCCGTGTAAAATGGTCCGTACCTCGATTGAACGGTATATCTGTAATTCAATAGGAacaaataaacatgtatttacTACCTGTACCGACTACAACGCGAAATATCTGACGTtctcgaaaataaatgaaagaaaagttaCGTTTTTCAAGttggatatttctaatgaatgAAAAGATGATTTTGAGGAGACAGTGAAATAGTTGAATAACTTACGCTTCCTTTAAAAGAACGTTACTCATTTTTCTGCAACTGTTATAAACACATTCTGGTAAGTTTCCTAACCGTTAAATCTCTCGATCGACGCACGTGTCCGGAATGAAAACAGCGTGAAACTAAATGCGAGTGTAGCTCTCGAAATATGGTATTTTCTTAACACGACGCGAACACCCTCTTCCGAGACGTGTTAATACTAGAGAACAATCAGTAGCGGGTATTTGAAAATTGTCCGTAATTCCAACTTATCGACGATGCGTCTCTCGCGTAAGCAATATTCGAACGATGAATGAAAATTGGAAGCTATCGTAGACGGATCGTAATCCGTAAATACGATGAGCCACCCGCTATAACAACTATGATCATAATTTTCCAGTAATTCTCTATTTATtgatcctctctctctctctctc
The window above is part of the Nomia melanderi isolate GNS246 chromosome 2, iyNomMela1, whole genome shotgun sequence genome. Proteins encoded here:
- the LOC116430773 gene encoding transducin beta-like protein 3, yielding MSNVLLKEAYTVQSRYGPFYTGGIVQWSTNGEYIFCQKHGTVSVISLKNCTPIISCLQEISGNKEEDPINLFIVSDNDANIITHHKSGLFKLWNWKENKLIKMWKSIHNGPVACIAYCNEKNLLASGGSDGTIKLWDLHRHTCIHNLRGAQGVISVLGFHPCVQKDLLFAAGEDLKIYGWNISSGKKEITLSGHFSKITSLSFHDSGDYLISSGRDKVLILWDIFAESSIRVLPVYEEIEGAFIIPKNVSLPTVPPNKFENDTIYVAAAGRIGTVKIWEMKTGRQVYAQQNSIVSITKEEENLSITHLLYNTNSNTFAVVTVDHNIIIYSLETFECIKQLVGYSDEILDIVYIGENGSRVAVATNSWDIKLYDLSSMNCKLLRGHTDIVLSLATTPADVNLFLSSAKDNSICVWYMNKETFEVSRLASAIRHTASVGSIAISQTSCKFFASVSQDSCLKLWNLPENFQFDEKHSLDVVHTVLAHRKDINSVTVSPNDKLIATGSQDKTAKLWSANDLQLLGVFHGHKRGVWCVRFSPIDQVLLTTSADCTIKLWSLTELCCLKTLEGHESSVLKAEFLTRGTQLITASGDGLLKIWSIKTSECLCTLEEHDSRVWTIAVSKDERNIISGGSDSLLIIWKDITEEKKEKAALEMKQLALEEQELANLLQANKLSSALNLSLKLKRPLQVLKIVESILIKSYSQLSQTIGELKPSYKEELFKCATTWNTNSKNCQVAQVVLQALIEEWEHEKSDRNSVVTLESVIPYTERHYTRVTKLLQNLHLLTYTINRMKPHIGSTGTRY